A stretch of Methanosphaerula palustris E1-9c DNA encodes these proteins:
- a CDS encoding PaaI family thioesterase: MNNYCTALEQQGAKANPFFTLMGIEVVAMEEGHGELSMVVRPDMLNGEGWLQGGLYTALADEAIVLAIYPGLQEREGIATISATTDFFHGVNEGTIVARGKIVKRGRNVIFAEGTLIARGSEKVLSRTTAAYAVTRQAPAGEEQTR, translated from the coding sequence ATGAACAATTACTGTACTGCACTGGAGCAGCAGGGGGCAAAGGCCAACCCGTTCTTCACCCTGATGGGAATCGAGGTCGTCGCGATGGAGGAAGGGCACGGCGAACTCTCGATGGTGGTCCGACCTGATATGCTGAACGGCGAGGGGTGGCTGCAGGGCGGTCTGTACACCGCACTCGCTGACGAGGCGATAGTGCTGGCCATCTACCCCGGGCTTCAGGAAAGGGAAGGGATAGCGACCATCTCGGCGACCACCGACTTCTTCCACGGGGTGAACGAAGGGACGATTGTGGCCAGGGGAAAGATCGTGAAGCGGGGAAGGAATGTGATCTTTGCCGAGGGGACGCTCATAGCCAGGGGTTCCGAGAAGGTGCTCTCCCGCACCACCGCAGCCTATGCAGTGACGAGACAGGCCCCTGCTGGAGAGGAACAGACCCGCTGA
- a CDS encoding aspartate aminotransferase family protein, producing the protein MITEDYKALDARYYMPANTRDMMLVRGRGSRVWDDKGNEYIDCVAGIAVCSTGHCHPAVVKAICDQAQELIHCSNLYYVPHQAELAERLVGITGFAKAFFSNSGAEANEGALKLARISTGKKKFIAFNHGFHGRTMGALSVTYKPAIREPFLPLEPACTFVDYGDLDGLMAAVDDQTAGVIVEPIQGEAGVLIPPDSFFEGIRECCDEHDALMIVDEVQTGMGRTGKWLGIEHTGVKPDIVTLAKGIASGFPMGALVARDGLEFKKGEHGSTFSGGPIACAAALATIDVIEAVLPDVPAKGEQFHKALAAYNPRSRGLMIGVTLGDRCAEVRDTCREHGVLINCAADGNLRLVPPLVITPEEIETATGVLRAAID; encoded by the coding sequence ATGATTACAGAGGATTACAAAGCTCTCGACGCACGCTACTATATGCCTGCCAACACCCGCGATATGATGCTGGTGCGGGGCAGGGGCTCGAGGGTCTGGGACGACAAGGGAAACGAATACATCGACTGCGTGGCAGGGATTGCCGTCTGCTCCACCGGCCACTGCCACCCGGCTGTGGTCAAGGCGATCTGTGATCAGGCACAGGAGCTGATCCACTGCTCGAACCTGTATTACGTACCGCACCAGGCAGAACTGGCAGAGCGGCTGGTCGGGATCACCGGCTTCGCCAAGGCCTTCTTCTCGAACTCGGGGGCAGAAGCGAATGAGGGAGCCCTGAAACTCGCACGGATCAGTACCGGAAAGAAGAAGTTCATCGCGTTCAACCATGGGTTCCACGGGAGGACAATGGGGGCGCTCTCGGTCACCTACAAGCCTGCGATTCGGGAGCCCTTCCTGCCCCTCGAACCGGCCTGCACCTTTGTCGACTACGGCGATCTGGATGGGTTGATGGCGGCGGTCGATGATCAGACAGCCGGCGTGATCGTCGAGCCGATCCAGGGGGAGGCCGGGGTGCTGATCCCACCGGACTCGTTCTTCGAGGGGATCCGGGAGTGCTGCGATGAGCACGACGCCCTGATGATCGTCGACGAGGTCCAGACCGGGATGGGAAGGACCGGAAAATGGCTCGGGATCGAGCATACCGGCGTAAAGCCCGATATCGTGACCCTCGCAAAGGGGATTGCAAGTGGGTTCCCGATGGGGGCCCTCGTCGCCAGGGATGGCCTCGAGTTTAAGAAGGGAGAGCACGGCTCCACCTTCTCGGGCGGACCGATCGCCTGTGCGGCAGCCCTGGCCACCATCGATGTGATCGAAGCGGTACTGCCGGACGTGCCGGCCAAAGGCGAGCAGTTCCACAAGGCGCTCGCAGCCTACAACCCCCGGTCGCGGGGGCTGATGATCGGAGTCACCCTCGGGGATCGGTGCGCCGAGGTCAGGGATACCTGCAGAGAGCACGGGGTGCTGATCAACTGCGCCGCGGACGGTAACCTCCGGCTGGTGCCGCCGCTGGTGATCACCCCGGAGGAGATCGAGACAGCGACCGGAGTACTCCGTGCAGCCATCGATTAG
- a CDS encoding CTP synthase, translating to MKYIIVTGGVMSGLGKGITAASIGRILKNRGYRVTAVKIDPYLNIDAGTMNPAQHGEVFVLGDGSEVDLDLGNYERFLDIELSGPHNITTGKVYRSVIEKERRGDYLGDTVQIIPHITDEIKCRIEQAATEGDENGAAEICLVEVGGTVGDIESMPFLEAVRQMRGELPEDEMVLIHVTLIPEDTMGDMKTKPTQHSVKALREAGLYADMIVGRSEHPIGLHTKRKIASFCDVAAQAVVSATTVPDIYQVPVELEKEGLADAITTHLHLDRREALEEWYNVVAREYTSRITVAIVSKYGIEDVYLSIKEALKHAGRALATEVKIVWLDAERYEPCQLADVDGILIPGGFGIRGIEGKIRAIQYAREHNIPFLGLCLGFQLAVVEFARHVLGWKDACSEEIGDGRHVIAILPEQEGVDDLGGTMRLGNYPVTVKAGTIAEQLYRRSTITERHRHRYEVNPEEISALEEAGLVFSGLNGPRMEICELPGHPFFFATQFHPEFRSRPTRPAPAFLGFVSACRKNKKTP from the coding sequence GTGAAGTACATCATAGTGACCGGCGGAGTGATGAGTGGCCTGGGGAAGGGGATCACAGCCGCATCCATCGGGCGTATCCTGAAGAATCGTGGGTATCGGGTCACGGCCGTCAAGATCGATCCGTACCTGAACATCGATGCAGGGACGATGAACCCTGCGCAGCACGGGGAGGTCTTCGTGCTGGGCGATGGGAGCGAGGTGGACCTGGACCTCGGCAACTACGAGCGGTTTCTGGACATCGAACTCTCAGGGCCGCACAACATCACGACCGGCAAGGTCTACCGGTCAGTGATCGAGAAGGAACGGCGCGGGGACTACCTCGGGGACACGGTCCAGATCATCCCACATATCACCGATGAGATCAAGTGCCGCATCGAGCAGGCCGCCACCGAGGGGGACGAGAACGGGGCGGCCGAGATCTGTCTGGTTGAAGTCGGAGGGACCGTCGGCGATATCGAATCGATGCCGTTCCTCGAAGCGGTCAGGCAGATGCGCGGCGAACTGCCCGAGGACGAGATGGTGCTGATCCATGTAACCCTGATCCCTGAGGACACGATGGGAGACATGAAGACCAAACCGACCCAGCACTCGGTGAAGGCGCTCCGTGAGGCCGGCCTCTATGCGGACATGATCGTCGGCAGGAGCGAGCACCCGATAGGGCTGCACACCAAGCGGAAGATCGCCTCGTTCTGCGACGTCGCCGCACAGGCCGTGGTCAGTGCCACCACCGTCCCCGATATCTACCAGGTGCCGGTGGAACTGGAGAAGGAGGGTCTGGCCGATGCGATCACCACGCACCTGCACCTCGATCGGCGGGAGGCTCTGGAGGAATGGTACAACGTGGTCGCCCGGGAGTACACCTCGCGGATCACCGTGGCCATCGTCTCCAAGTACGGGATCGAGGACGTCTACCTCTCGATCAAGGAGGCGCTGAAGCATGCCGGCAGGGCGCTCGCCACCGAGGTGAAGATCGTCTGGCTGGACGCCGAACGCTACGAGCCCTGCCAGCTGGCCGATGTGGACGGGATCCTGATCCCCGGGGGGTTCGGGATCCGCGGGATTGAAGGGAAGATCAGGGCGATTCAGTATGCACGAGAGCATAACATTCCCTTCCTCGGCCTCTGCCTCGGATTCCAACTGGCCGTGGTCGAGTTTGCGCGGCACGTGCTCGGCTGGAAGGATGCCTGCTCTGAGGAGATCGGGGACGGACGGCATGTGATCGCCATTCTCCCCGAGCAGGAAGGGGTCGACGACCTGGGCGGGACGATGCGACTCGGGAACTACCCGGTGACGGTCAAGGCCGGGACGATCGCAGAACAACTGTACCGGCGGAGCACCATCACTGAGCGGCACCGGCACCGGTACGAGGTGAACCCTGAGGAGATATCAGCCCTCGAAGAGGCAGGGCTGGTCTTCTCCGGGCTGAACGGTCCACGGATGGAGATCTGCGAGCTTCCCGGCCATCCGTTCTTCTTTGCCACTCAGTTCCACCCCGAATTCCGATCCCGGCCGACCAGGCCGGCGCCGGCGTTTCTCGGTTTTGTCAGTGCGTGCAGAAAGAACAAAAAGACTCCATAA
- the brxD gene encoding BREX system ATP-binding protein BrxD: MSTWDDEPGTAVSEQERSKCITMINALRRGTVPALGLSELAVGLEAEEGVIRQQLTYVAGGGGDLKFIRGDYGAGKTFLIARALELATEQGFVTAHVVISAETPLHRLRSLYQRICANMRLPTDGPALKTLIDTWLFGIEERVIAVRGTETPDEVLEAETVRAIEGALAGVSAENSALAAAVRTYYLANNKAEYPLAQAALGWIAGEPNVGRTFRQKAGIKGDVDDSVALSFLRGLVSIICSAGYAGLAVAFDEVETTQGLVRAQREKGYGNLRQLVDGLDRGEMEHCYLLFTGTPAFFEGSRGIRALPPLADRISLPASDGYRNPHQAQIVLVPFDAQKLEKVAMRVADIYAAACGPVDRERISHRFIRGMIRSMTAKFGGRVDVIPRVFLREFVDVLDKCALYPEYDPATSYQESRLPEDLREEEQAFISMQF; encoded by the coding sequence ATGAGTACGTGGGACGATGAACCAGGGACCGCTGTCAGTGAACAGGAACGGTCAAAGTGTATCACAATGATCAATGCGCTCCGACGGGGGACCGTCCCTGCGCTGGGGCTTTCCGAGCTGGCAGTAGGGCTTGAGGCCGAGGAAGGGGTGATCCGGCAGCAGCTCACCTACGTGGCCGGCGGTGGTGGAGACCTGAAGTTTATTCGGGGGGATTACGGGGCTGGCAAGACGTTTCTGATCGCCCGTGCCCTCGAACTGGCCACTGAACAGGGGTTCGTGACCGCCCATGTGGTGATCTCAGCAGAGACCCCGCTCCACCGGTTGCGGAGTCTGTACCAGCGGATCTGTGCGAATATGCGCCTCCCGACGGACGGCCCGGCCTTAAAAACCCTGATCGACACTTGGCTCTTCGGGATCGAGGAACGGGTGATCGCAGTCAGGGGAACAGAGACCCCTGACGAGGTGCTGGAGGCCGAGACAGTTCGGGCGATCGAGGGGGCACTGGCTGGAGTCAGCGCCGAGAACAGTGCCCTCGCAGCGGCGGTCAGGACCTACTACCTGGCCAACAACAAAGCCGAGTACCCGCTCGCTCAGGCCGCCCTCGGCTGGATCGCCGGCGAGCCGAATGTCGGCAGAACATTCCGGCAGAAGGCCGGGATCAAGGGGGATGTCGACGACTCGGTCGCCCTCTCGTTCCTCCGCGGACTGGTCTCCATCATCTGCAGCGCCGGGTATGCCGGGCTGGCGGTGGCCTTCGACGAGGTCGAGACGACGCAGGGTCTCGTCCGGGCGCAGCGCGAGAAGGGATACGGCAACCTCCGGCAGCTGGTCGACGGGCTGGACCGGGGGGAGATGGAGCACTGTTATCTCCTCTTCACCGGGACGCCGGCGTTCTTCGAGGGGTCGCGGGGGATCCGGGCTCTCCCACCGCTGGCCGACCGGATCAGTCTACCGGCCTCGGACGGCTACCGGAACCCGCATCAGGCCCAGATCGTGCTGGTTCCGTTCGATGCGCAGAAACTTGAGAAGGTGGCCATGCGGGTGGCTGATATCTATGCGGCTGCCTGCGGCCCGGTGGACCGGGAACGGATCTCGCACCGGTTCATCCGGGGGATGATCCGGTCGATGACTGCCAAGTTCGGCGGCAGGGTCGACGTGATCCCGCGGGTTTTCCTCCGCGAGTTTGTGGACGTGCTCGACAAGTGCGCCCTGTACCCCGAGTACGACCCGGCGACGTCGTACCAGGAGAGCCGGCTTCCCGAGGACCTGCGCGAAGAGGAGCAGGCCTTCATCAGCATGCAGTTCTGA
- a CDS encoding tetratricopeptide repeat protein — protein sequence MKREEEKKRAFSLYQEGAFQASLDLCTVLARDEKDQSLDVLAATNLFSLGALEEAEARFRDLALLTPDSSYVHSYLGKVLAAAGNEEATAEYIEAVRLDPENQEGLRAYGAYLAGKNDTAGAVPVLSQLVRLSGREEDVKTLASMLLEQGNGAVALDLYARYPPAGDWYMYIEALMATDDQVEALRVAEQAYRKTGEQRYLHQYLSALAVVDQSRALTEYAVYADEEADPAIRFDYLLLLRSKGDLEGALSVATALVASAGAPVYHLVRAELLAALDRKDEAEAAFVAVIKQELSSMEDPETLDLLIRRYREFLMVRYDQQTVLVRFRAVIGDGADVVSLLAMAALYTSLDDPVEARSWYYRAYRADFLNGGLLYAEFLIGTGDQRECEKVVLYLLGTLTRVADLERVAAVVLDQRYGMYRLPRLLEKLIACCEASLHLLSSAGRELCAVAFLVSATDAFEAGQYPRCKECCLRGLDLMPGHPRSLQPGDFFALLVRCKEESLADTPVLGEQRAPEVQVVDQAGPEESGPDLDLDPVEEQVVAFLRTHTRAEEQDLRTLLGTRRVSGIVNRLIRKAAAAGVEIIAKQGVGENGEIYEYVGR from the coding sequence ATGAAGCGGGAGGAAGAGAAGAAGCGGGCGTTCTCGCTCTATCAGGAGGGAGCGTTCCAGGCGTCGCTCGACCTCTGCACGGTCCTGGCCCGGGACGAAAAGGACCAGTCGCTCGATGTGCTGGCGGCCACCAACCTCTTCTCCCTCGGCGCGCTCGAGGAGGCGGAGGCCCGGTTTCGGGATCTCGCGCTCCTGACCCCCGACTCCTCGTACGTCCACTCGTACCTCGGCAAGGTGCTGGCTGCGGCTGGCAATGAGGAGGCGACCGCCGAGTACATCGAGGCTGTCAGGCTGGACCCTGAGAATCAGGAGGGACTTCGGGCCTACGGTGCCTACCTGGCCGGGAAGAACGATACGGCGGGGGCCGTCCCGGTTCTCTCCCAACTGGTCCGCCTCTCCGGCCGTGAGGAGGACGTGAAGACGCTCGCCTCGATGCTGCTCGAGCAGGGGAACGGGGCGGTGGCACTGGACCTGTATGCCCGGTACCCTCCGGCAGGGGACTGGTATATGTATATCGAGGCGCTGATGGCTACCGATGACCAGGTTGAGGCTCTCCGGGTCGCCGAGCAGGCGTACCGCAAGACTGGAGAACAGCGGTACCTGCATCAGTACCTCTCGGCCCTCGCGGTGGTCGATCAGTCAAGGGCACTGACCGAATATGCGGTCTACGCCGATGAGGAGGCTGACCCTGCGATCCGGTTCGACTATCTCCTCCTCCTCCGGTCCAAAGGGGATCTGGAAGGGGCTTTGTCGGTGGCGACAGCCCTGGTCGCTTCGGCGGGAGCGCCGGTCTATCATCTGGTCAGGGCGGAGCTGCTGGCCGCCCTCGACCGGAAGGACGAGGCAGAGGCCGCGTTCGTTGCGGTGATCAAACAGGAACTCTCGTCGATGGAGGATCCCGAGACCCTGGACCTGCTGATCCGGCGGTACCGGGAGTTCCTGATGGTAAGGTATGATCAGCAGACAGTGCTGGTCCGGTTTCGGGCCGTGATCGGGGACGGAGCGGATGTGGTCTCTCTGCTGGCCATGGCGGCCCTGTACACCTCGCTCGACGATCCGGTCGAGGCACGTTCCTGGTATTACCGGGCCTACCGTGCTGACTTCCTGAATGGTGGGCTGCTCTATGCAGAGTTTCTGATCGGCACCGGAGATCAGCGCGAGTGTGAGAAGGTGGTGCTCTACCTGCTCGGCACCCTCACCCGGGTTGCCGACCTGGAACGGGTGGCCGCGGTGGTCCTCGATCAGCGGTACGGCATGTACCGCCTCCCGCGGCTGCTTGAAAAACTGATCGCCTGCTGCGAGGCCTCCCTGCACCTGCTCAGTTCGGCCGGCAGGGAACTCTGTGCGGTCGCGTTCCTGGTCTCGGCCACCGATGCGTTCGAAGCGGGGCAGTACCCCCGGTGCAAGGAGTGCTGCCTCCGGGGTCTCGACCTGATGCCGGGCCACCCCCGTTCCCTGCAGCCCGGGGACTTCTTTGCCCTGCTGGTCCGGTGCAAGGAGGAGTCGCTTGCTGATACCCCGGTGCTCGGGGAGCAGCGTGCACCTGAGGTGCAGGTGGTCGACCAGGCCGGCCCGGAGGAGTCCGGCCCAGACCTCGATCTCGATCCGGTCGAGGAGCAGGTGGTTGCGTTCCTCCGCACCCATACCCGTGCCGAGGAGCAGGACCTCAGGACGTTGCTTGGAACCCGGCGGGTCTCGGGGATCGTGAACAGGCTGATCCGGAAGGCCGCCGCCGCCGGGGTGGAGATCATTGCAAAACAGGGTGTTGGGGAGAATGGTGAGATCTATGAGTACGTGGGACGATGA
- a CDS encoding dolichyl-phosphate beta-glucosyltransferase, whose amino-acid sequence MDERACTVVIPAYNEEDRVLPLLAGLEQFHWRVIVVCDGTDRTADTVETFAAAHPGMALTCLRFDHRLGKGGGVLAGIRAAETAYVGFLDADGSTAPDQMASLFDHLDEVDGAIGSRWVPGAVLAVPQGLLRRLQSRAFNLLIRLLFHLNYQDTQCGAKVFRRSVLIRVLPQMISTGFEFDVELLWLLSRAGFRVSEVPIVWADHGGSKVGGSDAFHMAESLVKLRFSGRNV is encoded by the coding sequence GTGGATGAGCGAGCCTGCACGGTGGTCATCCCTGCCTACAACGAGGAGGACCGGGTTCTTCCCCTCCTCGCCGGCCTGGAACAGTTCCACTGGAGGGTGATCGTCGTCTGTGATGGCACCGACCGGACGGCCGATACGGTCGAGACCTTTGCGGCTGCCCATCCCGGGATGGCCCTCACCTGCCTCCGGTTCGATCACCGGCTTGGCAAGGGGGGCGGGGTGCTGGCCGGCATCAGGGCGGCTGAAACGGCGTATGTTGGTTTTCTGGATGCGGATGGGTCCACTGCCCCCGACCAGATGGCCAGCCTCTTCGATCATCTCGATGAGGTGGACGGTGCCATCGGTTCGCGGTGGGTGCCAGGGGCGGTTCTTGCAGTACCGCAGGGACTGCTCCGGAGGCTTCAGAGCAGGGCCTTCAACCTGCTGATACGGCTCCTCTTTCACCTGAACTACCAGGATACCCAGTGCGGGGCCAAGGTTTTCCGTCGGTCGGTCCTGATCAGGGTGCTGCCCCAGATGATCTCGACCGGGTTTGAGTTCGACGTCGAACTCCTCTGGCTTCTCTCCAGGGCTGGATTCCGGGTGAGCGAGGTGCCGATCGTCTGGGCAGATCATGGTGGCTCCAAGGTCGGTGGGAGCGATGCGTTTCATATGGCAGAGAGTCTGGTCAAACTGAGGTTCTCCGGGCGCAACGTATGA
- the guaA gene encoding glutamine-hydrolyzing GMP synthase — protein MVNTERFIQQAVSEIRELTADARVVMALSGGVDSSVCAALAAQAIGERLEPIYVDTGLMRKGETDRIRHLFGHLNLRIVDASDEFLDALAGVADPETKRKIIGERFIRVFEREAEKTGATVLLQGTIYPDRIESEGGIKSHHNVGGMPLGIAFTQVLEPLRDLYKDEVREVAGALGLPREIQHRMPFPGPGLAVRIIGEVTREKVAVIREANAITEEELVEEFRPWQCLAALVGLGTGVKGDIRLHGWIVAVRAVNSRDGMTADPLEVPYPVLFKIASRITAEIPSVARVVYDVTPKPPATIEYE, from the coding sequence ATGGTCAATACAGAGAGATTTATTCAACAGGCCGTCAGCGAGATCAGAGAACTGACCGCGGATGCCAGGGTCGTGATGGCCCTCTCAGGCGGGGTGGACTCCTCGGTCTGTGCAGCCCTGGCCGCACAGGCGATCGGGGAACGGCTCGAACCGATCTATGTCGATACCGGGCTGATGCGCAAAGGAGAGACCGACCGGATCCGCCACCTCTTCGGCCACCTGAACCTCCGAATCGTCGACGCATCCGATGAATTCCTCGACGCCCTGGCCGGGGTAGCCGACCCGGAGACGAAACGGAAGATCATCGGCGAACGGTTCATCAGGGTCTTCGAGCGGGAGGCCGAGAAGACCGGGGCGACGGTGCTGCTGCAGGGAACGATCTATCCCGACCGAATCGAGAGCGAGGGCGGGATCAAGAGCCACCACAATGTCGGCGGGATGCCGCTCGGGATCGCTTTCACCCAAGTGCTCGAGCCGCTCCGCGACCTCTACAAGGACGAGGTGCGGGAGGTGGCCGGCGCACTCGGGCTGCCGCGGGAGATCCAGCACCGGATGCCGTTCCCGGGCCCGGGACTCGCTGTCAGAATCATCGGCGAGGTGACCCGCGAGAAGGTCGCGGTGATCCGTGAGGCGAACGCGATCACAGAGGAGGAACTGGTCGAGGAGTTCCGCCCATGGCAGTGCCTGGCGGCGCTGGTCGGACTCGGGACCGGGGTCAAGGGGGACATCAGGCTCCACGGCTGGATTGTGGCGGTCAGGGCGGTCAACTCCCGCGACGGGATGACCGCCGACCCGCTCGAAGTGCCGTACCCGGTCCTCTTTAAGATAGCATCCCGGATCACGGCCGAGATCCCTTCGGTCGCGAGGGTTGTCTACGACGTGACCCCCAAACCCCCGGCAACGATCGAGTACGAGTGA